The following is a genomic window from Geminicoccus roseus DSM 18922.
TGAACTCCTCGATGTCGGAGAACAGCACGGTGGCAGTCAGCGTCTGCGGACGCGGCCTGCCCCCATCCATGAAGGCGTCCCGGTCCCGCCAGATCGCATCGGCCACCGGAGCCGGAACATGGCGCGAGAACAGCCCCATGAGGACCTTCCGCTCCCCGCGCTCGCGCCACAGGCTGCGCCCGGCCATGGTGGCCATGCCGCCCAGCCAGGCGATGCTGCCGGCGACGAGCGGCAGGAGCGGCCCGCCCCTAGTCATCAGGAACATGCCCGCGGCGCCGTAGCCGGCGACCCCGGCTGCCGCCGCCAGCACCAGCACGGAGACAGGAAGGCGGCTGGCGCCCAGCAGGCCGCCCAGGGCAGCAGCGCCAAGCGCCACGACGATCTCCAGGTGGAGGCCGAGCCGGGGATGGCGCTGCTGACCCAGGATCTGGGCCAGGACATGCGCCTGGATCTCCACGCCCGGGGTGGGGCGGCCCAGCGCCGACAACGGGGTCCGGTGCCGGTCGATGTCGGCCAGCATCACGCCCACCAGGACGATCTTGCCGGCGAGCCAGCGATCGGGCAGCGCCGTCACCAGTTCGGCGGGATAAACGGCGAAGGGGCCGGTGCCCGGTTCGGGGTCCGGGCGCCAGACGATCTCGAAAGGCTCCTCGCCGACAGGTGCTCCGACCAGTTCCGCGATGCGCCGGGGAAAGCTCGGCCCGTCCCGCTCCGACCAGGGCTCGTGCCAACGCACCACGCCGTCCAGCCGGTCCTTGGCAAGATTGCCGTAGCCATGAGCCAGCCCATCGAGAAACCTCGCCAGGTAGCGGCGCTGTCCGTCGCTCAAGGGCGTTTCCGTCCGCGCGCCGATCAGCACCAGCGGCACCCGCGCCTGGAGCAGCCGCTCGCGCAAACGCTGGTCGACCTCGGGAAGCGTGGGCGCGTCGATCAGGATATCCAGGGCGATGGCCCGGGCTCCCTTGGCCTCGATCTGCTGCACCAGTCCGGCGAGGAAAGTCCGGTCGAGTGGGGAGCGGCAGGCAAGTTCCGCAAGCGTGCCCTCGCCCAGCGCCAGGATGACGATCTGCTCGTCCTGTGGGACGGCCGGGACCAGGCGAGTGGTCAAAAGGTCGTCGAGCAGCCGGCTGGCCGAGGCCAAGGGCGGCAGGCGCACCAGGACGATCGCAGCCAGGGCGACTGCCGCCAGGACGGCCATGGCGGGCAGAGGTGCGACGCCATGAAGCCGTTCGCGCCAACGCCGGACCCTTGGCCCTGCCGCCACGCTGCCTCCCAGTCCGGCATGTGCTGGACAGGGATGGTAGTACAGGCGACGCCGGTCGTCACAGTCCTTCGATCGACCTTGCTCCCCCGCGCTCGCGGGCTCGCATCGTCTGGATGCCGGTGGCGAGCAGCAAGATGAACGGCCAGGAACAGCCACGCCTTTCGACAGCGATGACTTTGTAGATCAAATAAATGTCACAATGCGTGATGTGACCGGGCAGAGCCGTCGAGATGCAGGCCCGCCGGGATGAACAAAAGCAGCTGGCTGCGACTGGCGGCTGCCTGAGGGACAATAGGCAGCAGGCTGGGAGGCAGAGCGCCCAGTCAGCTGTCAGTACACGACAGCTTTGCCGGAACCTTCCGACGGTGGTGCGCCCCGCCGTCCCAGGACCGACTTGGGCGCGGAGCGTACACCGGGCATCTATTCCATCGAAGAACAGTAACAGCAGGCCGGTTTTTTGTTGCAGGCGCTGTTACAAGGCATAGGGTTCTGCAAAGACGGAAAGCCCACAAAAGGGCAATCAACTTCAAGTTGGAGAATGCGCGATGCTTCTCAACGGGATGTTGCAGCGCTTCGTGAAGGTCGGCAGCCTGACGATCATCGATCACGAGGGGCGCGAGCGGACCTGGCAGGGGGGACAGGAAGGTCCGGTCAGCAAGATCCGCTTCACGGATGCCCGGGTCGAGCGCGACCTGATGAAGAATCCGGAGCTGGCGGTCTGCGAGGCCTACATGGACGCGCGGATCGAGATCGTCGGCGGCACGCTCTACGACTTCATGGAACTCTGCGTGGTCAACGCCGACATCCAGTGGGAGAGCCAGCGCGGCAGCCTGATCGAGAAGGTCCGTCTGGCTCTGCGCAAGCTTCAGCAGCACAATCCCGTAGGTCGAGCCAAGAACAACGTCGCCCATCATTACGATCTGACCGACGATTTCTACCGCCTCTTTCTCGACAGCGATCAGCAATACTCCTGCTCCTACTTCCCGTCTCCCGATGTCACCCTGGAAGAGAGCCAGGTGCTGAAGAAGCGCCACATCGCCGCGAAGCTCCTGCTGGAGCCGGGCCAGAAGGTCCTGGACATCGGCTCGGGCTGGGGCGGGCTCGGGCTCACCATCGCCGATCTGGCTGCGGTGGACGTCACCGGCGTCACCCTTTCCGAGCGCCAGCATGCCGTCAGCAACAACCGTGCACGCGACAGCGGCGTGACCGACCGCGTGCATTTCCTGCTGCAGGACTACCGCCACCTGCGCGAGCAGTTCGACCGGATCGTGTCGGTCGGCATGTTCGAGCATGTGGGCGTCCATCACTACGACGAGTTCTTCCAGAAGGTCCGCGACCTGATGGCACCCGACGGGGTGATGCTGCTGCACTCGATCGGCCGGATGGAAGGGCCGAGTTGGACCTCGTCGTTCATCCGCAAGTACATCTTCCCGGGCGGCTACATCCCGGCCCTCTCCGAGGTCCTGCCGGCGATCGAGCGGGCCGGCCTGTGGGTCACCGATGTCGAGATCCTGCGCCTGCACTATGCGGAGACCCTCAAGCACTGGCACGAGCGCTTCATGGCCCGCCGGGAGGAAGCGAAGGCCCTTTATGACGAGCGCTTCTGCCGGATGTGGGAGATCTACCTGATCGGCTCGGAGCTGTTCTTCCGCCGCCAGGGGGGCATGGTGTTCCAGATCCAGATCACCAGGGACCGTCACGCCACCCCGCTCACCCGCGACTACATGGTCGACACCGAGCGCGCCTGGCGCTGCAGCGACCAGCGCGGCCTGCGCACCGTCGGCGGACGGGACGCCGCCTGACCCTTCCGCTGCCGCCGATCCGGGCAAGCTGCACGGTTCGGCGGCAGGACGGTGCTCCGCAACCTTCGAGGACCCCTCGTTTCCCAAAATTCCCGCATTGGCATGCTCGTTGCTGCACTGCGGCAGCGCGATGATCGCGCGTTATGGACCGATGCCGGCTCAAAGCGAGGCGGCATCCGAGGGGGACGAGCAGCATGCACTTCAATCGGCGCAGCCTGCTGCGCAGTTCGGCAGTCGCCATGGGCGCGGTGGCCGCTCCTGCCATCCTGCACCGCGATGCCTGGGCACAGGAAGAGGTGATCAAGGTCGTGGGCATCCACGACGCCTCGGGCGGCCTGGACATCTACGGCCAGCCGATGATCGCCACCCTCGACTTCGCGGTGAAGGAGCTGAATGACGCCGGGGGCCTGCTCGGCAAGCAGATCGAGCTGATCAACTACGACCCGCAGTCGAACATCCAGCTCTACACCCAGTTCGCCACCCAGGCGGCCACCCGCGACAAGGCCGCGGTGGTCCATGGCGGAATCACCTCGGCCTCGCGCGAGGCGATCCGGCCGATCCTGAAGCGCTTCCAGACGCTGTACTTCTACAACACCCAGTACGAAGGCGGCGTGTGCGACCGGAACATCTTCTGCATGGGCTCCGGGCCCGCGCAGAACGTAACCAAGCTGGTCCCCTACGTGATGAACAAGTGGGGCAAGAAGATCTACGTGCTCGCGGCCGACTACAATTACGGCCAGATCACCTCGAAATGGGTGCAGAAGTACACCCAGGATAATGGCGGCGAGATCATCGCCACCGACTTCTTCCCGCTCGACGTCACCGATTTCGGCCCGACCATCCGCAAGATCCAGGCCGCCAAGCCCGACATCGTCATGTCGGTCCTGGTCGGCGGCGCCCATGTCTCCTTCTACCGCCAGTGGGCGGCCGCCGGGATGAACAAGGAAATCCCGATGGCGTCGACCACGTTCGGCGGCGGCAACGAGAACAAGCTGCTCTCCAAGGAAGAGGGTGACGGGATCGTCGCGGCGTTCGCCTATTTCCAGGAAGTCGATTCGCCAGCCAACAAGGCGTTTCTGGAGAAGTTCCACAGCTCGCTCGACGGCAACGCCCCCTATCTTGGCGCGGAACTCGCCATGATGACCTATCACGGCGTCAACATCTGGGCCGAGGGCGTGAAGAAGGCCGGCACGGTCGATCGCATGGCGGTCATCGAGGCGCTGGAATCCGGGATCTCCTACCAGGGCCCGGCCGGCACCACCGTGGTCGATCCGAAAACCCACCACGCGACCCTGGACGTGCACATCGCGGAAGTGAAGGACCAGGCGTTCGAGGTGCTGGAGAGCTATCCGCAGCAGCCGCCGGCGGACACCCAGGCGGTCTGCGATCTCGCGGCCAACCCGAACGAGAACAAGCAGTACGTCATCGACATTTGACCGCTCCCCTCCCGCCGGCCGACGCAGGGCCGGCGGGAGCCTGCCCCATCAGCTCCCGGGAACGGTCATGGATCTCGCTTTCATCGTCCTCATCCAGATCGTGACCAGCGTCGCGATGCTGGCCCTGATCAGCCTCGGCCTCGCCGTCATCTTCGGCATGATGCGCGTCATCAACCTCGCCCATGGCGAGTTTTTGATGCTGGGCGCCTATGCCGCCATCCTCGCCACCGGCCACGGCGTCAACCTGTGGATCTCCATGCTGCTGGTGGCGCCGGTGTCGGTGGCGATCGTGGGCGTCATCGTGGAACGCCTGATCATCCGCCGCCTCTACGGCCGCATGATCGACACCATGCTCGCGACCTGGGGGCTCTCGCTGGCCCTGATCGGCCTGGTCACCATGGTCTTCGGCAACACCAACACCGGCTTTTCCGCCCCGCTTGGCAGCATCGCCATCGGCGACTTCCGGATGTCGGCCTATGAACTGTTCCTGGTGGTGTTCACCGCTCTGCTGATGGCGGCGGTGTTTGCGGTGTTCCGCTTCACCCGCCTGGGCCTGATCGCGCGCGGTACCATGCAGAACCCGGACATGGCCGCCGCCCTGGGGATCGCGCCCTCCACCGTCTATGCGATCACCTTCGCGGTCGGCGCCGCCCTGTCCGGCCTAGCCGGCGCCCTGATCGCACCGCTTGCCGGCGTTGTGCCGACCATGGGGACCGCCTACATCGCCAAGGCCTTCATCACCGTCATCACCGGCGGGGCAGCGATCCTGGCCGGCACCCTGAGCGCCTCAGGCCTGCTCGGCACGGTCAACACGCTCGGCAGCTTCCTGACCACCCCGGTCCTGGGCGAGGTCGGCCTGCTCGCCGCCGCCATCGTGCTCCTGCGCCTCCTGCCCCGCGGCATCACCGGCCGCTTCCTCAAGGGCTCCCTATGAACGCCGCGCTGAAATCCACCTGGGGCCCGATCGCCCTGGCCGCGATCGCCGCCCTGGTCGCCTGCTGGTACCTGCCCGCTTCCATGGAACTGTTCGCGCTGATCAACGCCACCGTTTTCGTCAGCATGGCGATCCTGGCGCTCAGCCTGGCCCTGGTCTGGGGCTATGGCGGCATCCTGTGCTTCGGCCAGGCCGCCTTCTTCGGCCTGGGCGGCTACACCTATGCGGTCGCCGCAATCAATCTGGGCGACACCACCGGCGCCGTGCCGCTGGCGATCCTGGTCCCGGCCGGCTTCGCGGCGCTGCTGGGCTACTTCCTGTTCTACGGCCGGATCAGCGACGTCTACCTGGGCGTCATCACCCTGACCGTCACCCTGATCCTGTTCAAGTTCATCAACTCCACCGCCGGCGACATGTGGACGATCGGCCAGGCCCCGCTCGGCGGCTTCAACGGCATCCCAATGACCCCGCCGCTCAACTTCCCGGGCGACATGAGCGCCATGCTGATGCCCGACCAGATCTTCGTCCTGGCGGTGCTCGGCCTCCTGCTCTGCTACGTGATCGCCAAGCTGATCCTGGCCAGCCATTTTGGCCGGGTGGTGGTGGCGGTGAAGGAAAACGAGCTGCGCGCGGAGCTCCTGGGCTACGACGTCCGGCTCTACAAGCTGGTTATCTTCATCATCGGCGGTGCCATGGCCGGTCTGGCCGGGATGTTCTTCGCCAACTGCGTGTTCGTCAGTCCGACCATGTTCTCGCTGGGTTATTCCGGCCAGATCATCATCTGGGTGATCGTGGGGGGCCTGGGCACCCTGGTCGGCCCGGTGATCGGCTGCATCCTCCTGCAGATGCTGACCAACTGGGCCGGCACCCTGGAAGGCATCGACCCGAACCTGGTGCTGGGTGCCATCCTGGTGGCCGCGGTCCTCCTGCTGCCCAAGGGCCTGCTGCCGACCATCACCGGCCTGCTACGCCGGGGAGACCGCTGAATGAGCGCCATGCTGGAGACCAGCGGCCTGACCATGCGCTTTGGCGGCGTGGTGGCGGTCGACCATGTCGACTTCAGGATCAACGAGGGCGAGCTGCGCTGCCTGATCGGCCCGAACGGGGCCGGCAAGAGCACCTTCTTCAAGTGCCTGACCGGCCAGTACAAGCCGACCTCCGGCACGATCCGCCTGCGCGAGCACGACGTGACCGGCTGGGACAGCTTCGCGATCGCCAGGCTGGGCGTCGGCATCAAGACCCAGGTGCCTTCGGTGTTCGACGGGATCAGCGTGCGCGACAGCGTGACGATCTCAGCCCGCCGCCGCTACGGTGCCATTCTGGCGCGCAAGCGCACCGCCGACGTGCTCGGCCGGATCGGAATCGAGGACATCGCCGACAGGCCGATCGGCCTGCTCTCGCACGGCTCCCGCCAGCTGGTCGAGCTGGCCACCGTGGTCGCGTCCGAGCCCGACCTGATCATCCTGGACGAGCCCACCGCCGGCATGACCGCGGAGGAGACCGCCCGCACCGCCGCCCTGATCCGCCAGCTCAACGAACGTCACGCCATCGTGGTGGTGGAGCACGACATGCAGTTCATCCGCTCGATCGCCAAGACCGTCACGGTGTTCCACCAGGGCCGGGTGCTGATCGAGGACAGGGTCGACACGGTGATGAGCGACCCGGTCGTCCGCGACGTCTATCTGGGCAAGGATCCAATCCGCCCGGCCACCGCGAGGGTCCTGGCATGATCCGGATCGAAGGCCTCGCGTCCGGCTATGGCCGCATCCAGGTGCTGAACGGCGTCGACCTGCAGGTCCGCCGCGGCTGCTTCACCGGCATCCTCGGCCATAACGGCATGGGCAAGTCGACCCTGCTGAAGACGATCGTCGGCCATTTGCCGGCGATGTCGGGGCGGATCGAACTGGCCGGCGAGGACGTCACCCGCCTGCCGGTGCATGTCCGCGCCCGCAAGGGCATCGGCTACGTGCCCCAGGGCCGTCAGATCTTCCCGGCCTTGAGCGTGCTCGACAACCTGCGCATGGGCTGCGCCGCCAAGGGCCTGTCCGACGACGGCATCGACGCGATCATCGACGACTTCCCGCAGCTCCGCCGCCTGCTGGATCGCCCGGGCGGGGCGCTGTCCGGCGGGGAGCAGCAGCTCCTGGCGCTGGCCCGCTGCCTGTGCGGCAACCCGAGCGTGATCCTGCTGGACGAACCGACCGAGGGCATCCAGCCCTCGATCCTGCAGGAGATCGTCGAGCGCCTGCACGCGATCCGGGCCAAGCGCGAGCTGACCCTGCTCCTGGTGGAACAGAACCTGGAGTTCATCCGCGGCCTGTCGGAACGGATCTTCACCATCCAGAAGGGCAAGATCGCCCGCGAGCTGGATCCGGCGCAGCTGGACGACCACGAGCTGATCGGGGAGTTCGCCGGTGTGTGACCGGGCCGGCCCTTCAGACGGGCAGGTTGCGCAGGGCGATCAGGACGGCGGCGCCGGCGGCGAAGGTCACGAGCGCGCCGCCGCGCAGCGCCACCAGCCCCGTCACCAGGAGCGCCGCCAGCTCCGGCAGGCCGCCATCCAGCGCGGCCGGGGCCACCAGCGTGGTCAGCACCGCGGCCGGCACCGCGTTCAGGCCTGCCTGCACCCGCGGCGGCACATAGGCGAAGCGCGACAGGACCAGGTGGCCCAGCACGCGCGCGAGATAGGTCACGGCCGCCGCCGCGAGGATGATCCACAGCGTCGTGCTCATCCCCGCGACGGCTCCACGTATCGCGGCAGCGGCATGGCCGCCGCCAGCAGGATGCCGGCCAGCGCGCCGACCGAGACATGCCAGGGGGAGCCCACGGTCACGTAGGCCAGCATCGAGACGACCGCGCTGGCCGCCACCACCGGCAGCCAGTTCGCCCGCCGCCGGAAGCCCATGACAAGGCTGAGGAAGTAGATTGGCACCAGAAAGTCGAGGCCCAGCGCATGCGGATCGGTGACCAGCCTGCCGAAGGCGGCGCCCAAGGCCGCTTCCGCGATCCAGGTCAGGTAGATCGGCAGGGCCAGGCCCAGATACCATCCGAGTGTCAGCCTGCGGCCCTGCTCGGCCTCCCGCTCGGTCTCGGCATATTGCAGGTCGACCAGCAGGAAGAACGCCAGCGCCTTCTGCGCGCCCGGCCAGTGGGCGATCAGCCGGCCGGCCGCTGCCGAGTAGAGGATCGAGCGGGTGTTCACGATGAAGATCGAGAGCACGATCATCCAGGGTGCTGCCTGCTGGCCGAACAGCTCCACCCCGACGATCTGGCTGGCGCCGCCATAGACCAGCGCGCTCATCAGCGTCGCCTCCGCGATGCTGAAGCCGTTGTCGGCCGCCAGCGCCCCGAACAGCAGCCCGAACGGCGCGATCGCGATGATCATCGGCGGCGTTGCGCGAGCTCCACGCCAGAACTCCGCGCTGCCTGATCCGGCCGACATGCCCACTCCCCGATCATCCACTTCCGCCAGCGCCCGCGACGCCGCCCATGCCCCGGCCGGCAGGGCGTGCTGGCCGACTTCTTCCCGCGCAACCAACGATCACGACAGGAGAACGCTTCGATGACGCTGAACACGGTCAAGGCACCCACGCCGGAGCAGCTTCGGGAGGTCGCGGCCGAGCTCGGCATGACCTTCACCGACGAGGACCTGGCCCATCATCTGGCTTCGTTCACCGCGGGCCTAGCCGCCTATGATATCGTCGACAAGATGACCGACGAGCTGCCGCCGGTGAAATATCCGCGCCTGCCCGGCTACCGGCCGTCCGGCGAGGAGAACAAGTACGGTGCCTGGTACGTCAAGACGACCGTCGAGGGCGCGCCCGAAGGCAAGCTCAAGGGCAAGAAGGTCGCCCTGAAGGACAACGTGCTGCTGGCCGGCGTGCCGATGATGAACGGTGCGGCGACGCTCGAGGGCTACGTGCCCGACGTGGACGCCACCATCGTCACCCGGATGCTGGATGCCGGCGCCACCATCGTCGGCAAGGCGGTGTGCGAGTTCTTCTGCTTCTCCGGCGGCAGCCACACCTCCGCGTCCGGCCCGGTCCACAACCCGCACCGCATGGGCTACTCGGCCGGCGGCTCCTCGTCCGGCTCGGCAGCGCTGGTGGCGGCCGGCGAGGTGCCGATGGCGATCGGCGGCGACCAGGGCGGCTCGATCCGGATGCCGGCCTCCTATTGCGGCATCTACGGCATGAAGCCGACCCATGGCCTGGTGCCCTATACCGGGATCA
Proteins encoded in this region:
- a CDS encoding branched-chain amino acid ABC transporter permease translates to MDLAFIVLIQIVTSVAMLALISLGLAVIFGMMRVINLAHGEFLMLGAYAAILATGHGVNLWISMLLVAPVSVAIVGVIVERLIIRRLYGRMIDTMLATWGLSLALIGLVTMVFGNTNTGFSAPLGSIAIGDFRMSAYELFLVVFTALLMAAVFAVFRFTRLGLIARGTMQNPDMAAALGIAPSTVYAITFAVGAALSGLAGALIAPLAGVVPTMGTAYIAKAFITVITGGAAILAGTLSASGLLGTVNTLGSFLTTPVLGEVGLLAAAIVLLRLLPRGITGRFLKGSL
- a CDS encoding adenylate/guanylate cyclase domain-containing protein, which gives rise to MAVLAAVALAAIVLVRLPPLASASRLLDDLLTTRLVPAVPQDEQIVILALGEGTLAELACRSPLDRTFLAGLVQQIEAKGARAIALDILIDAPTLPEVDQRLRERLLQARVPLVLIGARTETPLSDGQRRYLARFLDGLAHGYGNLAKDRLDGVVRWHEPWSERDGPSFPRRIAELVGAPVGEEPFEIVWRPDPEPGTGPFAVYPAELVTALPDRWLAGKIVLVGVMLADIDRHRTPLSALGRPTPGVEIQAHVLAQILGQQRHPRLGLHLEIVVALGAAALGGLLGASRLPVSVLVLAAAAGVAGYGAAGMFLMTRGGPLLPLVAGSIAWLGGMATMAGRSLWRERGERKVLMGLFSRHVPAPVADAIWRDRDAFMDGGRPRPQTLTATVLFSDIEEFTPVAEKLEPEALIGWLERYFERMVQIVAGSSGLVLRFIGDALLVAYGVPVARRSEEEIKTDAVAAARTALQMLDVVRVLSDRFAAEGLPPIHIRIGIHTGPLVAGSLGTPGQMEYSLLGDTVNTAARLEEFGKNVEKNGCGTILLSDATARCLGDNFVLRPLGELALKGKSRPVTVHQLLSEGIGADARASIPSSA
- a CDS encoding AzlD family protein; this translates as MSTTLWIILAAAAVTYLARVLGHLVLSRFAYVPPRVQAGLNAVPAAVLTTLVAPAALDGGLPELAALLVTGLVALRGGALVTFAAGAAVLIALRNLPV
- a CDS encoding branched-chain amino acid ABC transporter permease, which codes for MNAALKSTWGPIALAAIAALVACWYLPASMELFALINATVFVSMAILALSLALVWGYGGILCFGQAAFFGLGGYTYAVAAINLGDTTGAVPLAILVPAGFAALLGYFLFYGRISDVYLGVITLTVTLILFKFINSTAGDMWTIGQAPLGGFNGIPMTPPLNFPGDMSAMLMPDQIFVLAVLGLLLCYVIAKLILASHFGRVVVAVKENELRAELLGYDVRLYKLVIFIIGGAMAGLAGMFFANCVFVSPTMFSLGYSGQIIIWVIVGGLGTLVGPVIGCILLQMLTNWAGTLEGIDPNLVLGAILVAAVLLLPKGLLPTITGLLRRGDR
- a CDS encoding AzlC family ABC transporter permease, whose translation is MIIAIAPFGLLFGALAADNGFSIAEATLMSALVYGGASQIVGVELFGQQAAPWMIVLSIFIVNTRSILYSAAAGRLIAHWPGAQKALAFFLLVDLQYAETEREAEQGRRLTLGWYLGLALPIYLTWIAEAALGAAFGRLVTDPHALGLDFLVPIYFLSLVMGFRRRANWLPVVAASAVVSMLAYVTVGSPWHVSVGALAGILLAAAMPLPRYVEPSRG
- a CDS encoding ABC transporter ATP-binding protein, giving the protein MSAMLETSGLTMRFGGVVAVDHVDFRINEGELRCLIGPNGAGKSTFFKCLTGQYKPTSGTIRLREHDVTGWDSFAIARLGVGIKTQVPSVFDGISVRDSVTISARRRYGAILARKRTADVLGRIGIEDIADRPIGLLSHGSRQLVELATVVASEPDLIILDEPTAGMTAEETARTAALIRQLNERHAIVVVEHDMQFIRSIAKTVTVFHQGRVLIEDRVDTVMSDPVVRDVYLGKDPIRPATARVLA
- a CDS encoding ABC transporter ATP-binding protein → MIRIEGLASGYGRIQVLNGVDLQVRRGCFTGILGHNGMGKSTLLKTIVGHLPAMSGRIELAGEDVTRLPVHVRARKGIGYVPQGRQIFPALSVLDNLRMGCAAKGLSDDGIDAIIDDFPQLRRLLDRPGGALSGGEQQLLALARCLCGNPSVILLDEPTEGIQPSILQEIVERLHAIRAKRELTLLLVEQNLEFIRGLSERIFTIQKGKIARELDPAQLDDHELIGEFAGV
- a CDS encoding SAM-dependent methyltransferase, encoding MLLNGMLQRFVKVGSLTIIDHEGRERTWQGGQEGPVSKIRFTDARVERDLMKNPELAVCEAYMDARIEIVGGTLYDFMELCVVNADIQWESQRGSLIEKVRLALRKLQQHNPVGRAKNNVAHHYDLTDDFYRLFLDSDQQYSCSYFPSPDVTLEESQVLKKRHIAAKLLLEPGQKVLDIGSGWGGLGLTIADLAAVDVTGVTLSERQHAVSNNRARDSGVTDRVHFLLQDYRHLREQFDRIVSVGMFEHVGVHHYDEFFQKVRDLMAPDGVMLLHSIGRMEGPSWTSSFIRKYIFPGGYIPALSEVLPAIERAGLWVTDVEILRLHYAETLKHWHERFMARREEAKALYDERFCRMWEIYLIGSELFFRRQGGMVFQIQITRDRHATPLTRDYMVDTERAWRCSDQRGLRTVGGRDAA
- a CDS encoding urea ABC transporter substrate-binding protein is translated as MHFNRRSLLRSSAVAMGAVAAPAILHRDAWAQEEVIKVVGIHDASGGLDIYGQPMIATLDFAVKELNDAGGLLGKQIELINYDPQSNIQLYTQFATQAATRDKAAVVHGGITSASREAIRPILKRFQTLYFYNTQYEGGVCDRNIFCMGSGPAQNVTKLVPYVMNKWGKKIYVLAADYNYGQITSKWVQKYTQDNGGEIIATDFFPLDVTDFGPTIRKIQAAKPDIVMSVLVGGAHVSFYRQWAAAGMNKEIPMASTTFGGGNENKLLSKEEGDGIVAAFAYFQEVDSPANKAFLEKFHSSLDGNAPYLGAELAMMTYHGVNIWAEGVKKAGTVDRMAVIEALESGISYQGPAGTTVVDPKTHHATLDVHIAEVKDQAFEVLESYPQQPPADTQAVCDLAANPNENKQYVIDI